The segment aaaaagtaagaaaatattaagaaaataaataagcaaaaaaaaaaaagttatattttttattttaatgaaatagaaaatataaaatgataaaaaaacagaaagagggaatgattttatatctttttaatatattacaaaattgtataaaataattaaattatataaaagcagagaaaaaaacaaaatttttttattattttatttatttatcttattattttttaaaggttatatatatataaattgttaCAATTTGTAtggacttttttttttttttttttttttttcttccccataaatatatattatatatattatatatatatatattaagtccTTTTGTTTATGcttttatttgttcataaGGACAtggaacaaataaatatatagaacaagggaaagaaaaggaaaaatcataaaaaaataataaaatataagataatatataaaaaaaataataaaatatatacatataaacaatcaaaaaaaagtacaacaataataaaatatatacatataaacaatcaaaaaaaaaaagtacaacaataataaaatatatacatatataaacaatcaaaataaaaaatacaacaataataaaatatatacatataaacaatcaaaaaaaaaaaaaaaaaatacagaaTGAATAATGTCAAACGTGCTAACAAGTCCGAAATCGAGAAAATTTTTGTGGAGTTATGTCACGTGGAAAAGGAAAATCGAGATAAAGGGATTGATATcctttatgattatataactAAGAATAGGAAATGTTTAAATGAACATAagataacatatatatgtaaaggtttattttattattattggtTATGTTATTCAATGGAAGAACAGAAGAAGTGTTCTTTGAAAATATGTAGATTAATTCATAAATTTAATagtaagaataataaaaagaaaaagaatgtttttctttttgtacaATGTTTTTTACAAGTTATGTCAAATAAGTATGATAATTTAGATATTCATcgattaaataaatatttatttttatttagagTGTTCCAAGCAGAAATATTAatgttttttcatataaatgcTTGGAATAATTTGTAtctaaagaaatataataagatatttttacaatattttGATGATACTAGCGaactatattataattatattgatacatttataaaagaatttttgggaaatgaatattttttaaaatccaAAAAACAAGAACAACGAAATTATAATACCaaacaatttttattattgatCGATCCtttctttaaaattatttgtatGACAGATCAAAAATATGTTATGGATcttattaacaaaaaagtTTTCCTTCTcatcaaaaaaatgaaacatattaaaaaaaaattattaaaaaaaaaaattatgaaatatatacataaatgtaAAGTAAAATATGGATTAAAAATTCTcaaaaatttttatgatgTAATTAATTCGTcttcttcaaaaaaaaataaaaaggaaaaaggaaaagataataaaggaaaagaaaaagagaaaaaagtTCCAATCTTTTTGGAAAATTTCCAAACAGCATTTCATACTACAGATGAATCAAATACTATGACTACTCCCTCCCAGCTAAAAGAAAATGGtaacattaaaaatatagacgaacaaaaagaaatacatttattaaaCCATACAAATGTACTTAATAATGACAACAAATTGttgaaaaatgaagatatgttaacaaataatgataaagtCAACTTTTCTAATGATGTCCAACTTAATAATGAATGTGTAAAAGATGACgaaattcaaaataaaaaaaaaaaaaaaaaaaaggagatCACCCTTTTGGATATATTAACCAAAGGagggaaaaaaagaaaagcgAGTCATGACCAATTCGttttgcaaaaaaaaaataaaaagaatgaaaatggaaatgaaaatgaaaatgaaaaacatttaataaatggTACATTAAACGAGAGTGATGATAaggatgaagatgatgaagatgatgatgaagaagatgatgaagaagatgatgatgaagaagatgatgaagaagatgatgatgaagaagatgatgaagaagatgatgatgaagaagatgataatgatgatgataatgatgatgacaataataataataatgataataataatgataataataatgataataataatgataataataataataataataataataataatgataataataataataataataataataataataataataataataatgatgataataataataataataatgatgataataataacgaTGGTGTTAATACATGTACTAGCGAATTGCTGATCGGAGAAATGGAAAAGAATgccgaaaaaaaaaagaaaaatataaataaaaaaatttccatttttgaaaaaagaCATGATGATGAACATAATTTTAATGCGATAAATAATATGCAAAAAAAAtctaatgaaaataataataatcatgctgttttaaaaaatgatcaaGAAAAAATACCATTGTATTTTACGAATGGTTCATTAAATTCGTCTCATGTAGAAAATTCCTTAAAAgaagatgaaaatataaatgaaaaaaaaaaaaaaaagaaaaaaaaaaaaacaaaaaatgtatatatcgaaagtaataatgaatataatcaAAACGATGAAAAGGTGGAAAACATTTCATcggaatttataaaaaatgaaacacaAGAAATTAATGGGAAGGCAAACTTAATAAatggaaaaaagaaaaatgttataaataatgaaaatgtgCTTCTTACACTGAACACTTttgatataaagaaaaaaaataaggacaCAATCacattatcaaaaaaaaaacaaaaaataaataaagaaaataagaaaaaattattgcAAAATAAactaaaacaaaaaaaaaaaaaacatcatAATGTAGGAAAGAATTCTGTAAAAGATAtatgtgaaaaaaataatgttgtAAGGAAAaccattttaaaaaaagggaaatCAAAATCTACTGTAACAAAAAAAGTACATTTCAATTTAAAGAGGAATACAATTGAATACATTCCACgtaataaaaggaaaaatattaattcatACTTACTTATGAATAATTTtagaaattttttaaatataccttcatttgtataatgaacggaaaaatatatataaatatatatatcatgttATTGTTTATAAGAACTACataaatgtgtatatatatatatatatatatatatatatatgtatacataatttttatttttttctcataaaaatttttatatttctatatatttatatgttattctttgttattttgtatttaaaatttttgttattttattttattttattttttattttaattttttttttttttttttttttttttctttttttaataatttaaataaatttattcaatacttaatttttatgtatccttaatatatatactccATTATAatctcttattttttattttattatattttttttttttttttttatttgaaaaatttaaccttaaaaataaataaattaaaacaaaattagTAAAAGCTTTAATCgcttttttaaaaaggtatttttttttttttttttttgtaatataatataatataataataagaataaaaaaaaaaaaggaaagtttaattttatatttaaatatatttttgttgtatgttgtatattatataatttgaaaTGAAAGAACagcacacatatatattatatataataatatatgtataatattttagaaataagtattaataatatacaatatattatatatatatatatatatatatatatatatatataataaataatgcatgaggaataaataaatacattattatataaatacaacaAATAACCCAAAGGAAATATTGGAAgtaatatctttattttatttttaccttttttattattttttttgtaaaaattatatttattatattttaatttatgttttagaaaggaatattataataatatatatggaaaaataCAGTAACAAGGTTTTTCATttagtatatttatatatatatatatatatatatatatatatatattatatatatatacattattatatatatatttgtaatattacaaatttaagttattatcatatatatatttatataatacaataccgaaatattttattaatatttataataatacaaaagtGTATGAAAAATTGTATTTATAgggaattattattattattttattattatattattattatattattattattttattattatattattattattttattattatttttttttttttttttttttgtgaaagaaatatgatgaaagaaatatttgtttagaatttaatttttttttttttttttttaattaagaGGAAAAATGAAAGCTTATTACGTGGTGATAATTTTGAAGGTtgttttattacttttttttagttatgattttatatttttaaagaatgaagataatataattaaggGGAAAGGaagttcttttttaaaaagtagtTATGAGCTTTTATTTGTTCAGAAAGATGTATTACTAccacatataaaaaagaataatcagatatctatttttttgtgtagATCCTGACAATCTcagtatataataaataagataaaaaattattttgatatattaaataaggGTAGAGAGacagaaatatattttgaaaataataattatattgttgATAAtgatcaaaaatatattttatttttaatgagTATTCAACCCCCATTATTTTTCACAttaatttgttattttatactttttatttttatattaattgcacttaatatatatttaccaaAACACTGTGAATTTTTTATtccatcatttttattaaataacaCAAAATTTATTGAGACATTTgaaaaaatgagaaaaaaaaaaatcatagtTAGTTCTATTATGTTTTTAGcttacaatattatatactctATACTATgtaatacaaatgaaattcatgtatatcaaaataaaaatctaATTTATAAAGATTATTTTAATGAGTATTTTTTCATTCAGACGTTAAGGACAAATctgaaaaatattcataaataaaGCATAATATGGAGCACACATATGAAATGGACAtcaaatatgaatatatatatgtatatatatatttatatatttatgtatttatttatttatttatttatttatttattttttatatttacgtGTAAGtgataaattttataaatgatgaaaatgtttCAAACCATTATGTGGCAGACATTTTTTGAGAAATCaaaatttatcattttacatataatgagaagatataatatatagggggtaattctttttttttttttttttttaagaattttCAATTAATAAGAACTATAATGATTAATATAgagttatattatattacaatttaattatttttcttcatttgtaAATAGCttgaaaaattatttcaaaagaaaagaatatatttacacataaaagtgatatacatttaaaattatatatatatatatatatatatatatatatatttatttatatatattttttttttttttttccgtgtttttatattttattaattgtgtaaatacatttatttatatactttttaaatgtattttaACTTTTTGAAACAATTCACATTAGAACTTTATCATTCTTTTTAAGAAACTTAAAATCGATCAGGTCGTTCAtgttaacttttttttttttttttcttctttttttattataaataaagttattttaaatgtagtacacaaaagaaatattaacatTGGTTCAAatgaaaggaaaaaaaaaaaagagctacataatttattcattaaacattataaaagaaaatgattaattcaatattatcataatttcaattctgtttttataattcttaaaaataaaataacaatttctgattttattttaaaaaagccTGCACAAGTCAggtaaatttaaaaaagtaaaaataaataataaaattatatatgttatatggATGTATTCTAaagcatataataaataaaatgttaacatatatatatatatataatatacacatttttaatattttttaaaaacataacATTATATTACTCGTTTGCAAGTATTTTATTCTTCATGTTCGtaaatcataaaaaattGCATACgtgtatatttatgtaagCACATATTGaattatatgatttaatTCTGGAATGGTGCTAAATCTTAAGAATTATccttataaagaaaaaataaaattatacatatatatatatatatatataataaacaaattaacAAATGCACGAATATAAGAATGAATAAACAAAGGGATGATATAAGAATACTTAATTTTTCcgggaaaaaaaataaggacTTTTAAAAATACGAAAAATGCATAAGATGACGATATTTTCCAATATAATTTTCCTTCCATGTATTACATGCATGcagtttttaaaatatttaaggaGCTCTATATTTCCTTGATACAAAAATTTACCTGAACATGTTTTTATGTAACATAAGgaaattaatttaaaaaaaaaaaaaaaaatatatatatatatatataaatttataattgtaaatattatttaacaatgaaaatatttttatttattttataattttattatttaataaatttatttttattttattttatatatttcacaaAGTATCAACATTTGATTTGTTCTCtttttatacaatataacatatatatatatatatatatatgtatatattttttttttttttttgaataatttcAAAgtaagatataaatatactatataataataatatatcattctattataagaatatatttaactatttaaaaaaaaaaaaaaaatgaaattaacattatacttattttttatgcttTCCATAGCAAGTACCTTCGgatcttatttttttagttCTTGTTCAGTAGATTATTTGAATAATGAAAGTGCAAACAAATTTTCTTCATCTGATGAAAAGATAAATTTTAggagaaaaagaaatgtatcatcttcatcaaaGGATGATAAAatcaatattaataatgaccatgataaaattttaaatgaaaGTGATGATTCACATGatattaacaaaaatttAGATAATTTGGAATATGCaacacaaaataataataaaggaaatatatatgaagaagaACATATAGGGAtcaataatgaaaaagaaaaaaacattgATCATCATCAAGAAGTTCAAAGTAAAGATTCACATGACAATCAAAATGAACatgaacaaaattatatgaaatcTAATGAGAATACACTTCCAAATGATCATGAGAAATCGAATGAGAATGCACTTCCAAATGATCATGAGAAATCGAATGAGAATGCACTTCCAAATGATCATGAGAAATCGAATGAGAATGCACTTccatatgataatatgaaattAGATAAAGATGAATATCCTAATCCACCTATAAAATCTCATGAACAAGATTGTTGTTCTGATAAAAGTTTTGATGAATGTgcaagaaaaaaagaattggaacttaataataataaaaaaaattatgacatatataatgaaaatgcaGAAGAATCCAATAATTATAGCAGCccatataatgaaaaaaaatatagactAATAGGAGATTTTTCAAGATATATGTCTGTtacaataaatgaaaaaaaaggtgGTCTTCATAATAATTGTACAACTGTATTAGTAGATGTTGATTTATTTCCTAACGTTTCagaaaattatttatcaAAAATGTTTGATTATTTAACAAATTTTAAAGATGAggaaataaacaaaaatgaataaataaataaaaaaaaaaaaaaaaaaaaaaaaaaaaaaacatatatatatatatatatatatgtatgtatgccAATTTacaaatttgaaaaaaaaaatatattttacattttttttttttttaagttttatagaaaattatatttttctttcacTTGAAAagcaaataatttattatttacctTATTTCTTAGAAAtgtcattttttctttttcattgtAATTTGTTCagtaaaaatatgttatgtttttattatatataacttatttACTgtgatgtaaataaataaatatatatatatatatttatttatatatatttatatatttatttatttaattataatttgtatacttcaaaaaaaaaaaaaaaaaaaaaaaaaaacgaacaAAGGaacaattaaaataaattagtaACATTTGATAGGTTCATCAAACACTATATTTGGTGTagcatttaatatatatatatatttttttataaattataaagaaaaaaaaaatatatactagACAAATAACtgcttttttattatattctgaATTGTGactatgtaataaaaaaattctatgaattttcttttttcatataaaataaagaatgtTCAGgttcaaatataaatatatatatatatatatatatatatatatatatatttaaagatgTATTTATCTAAgcacattatataatataatataaataatattctttatatatatatatatatatatatatatatatttttaaataataaaagatgcatatatattatatgtgccaaaaaaaaaaaaaaaaatataatatatataatatatataattaaataatggaGTAACATTATGTAATTATATGGGATATGTTAAAtgttatgattataatataaacgattatgtatatatataatatatattgcatGATATTAtacagaaaaaataataaaatataataaaaaatgaccTGAcctaattattatataatccttatttgaattttttagGTGTAATttgtattcattttataataatatttttgaatttGTTGAGGTAAAAGGCAtaacaatattttaaaaatttaaatagtttccttttaaataaataagtacatatacatatatatttttatttttatttacatataatatatttttttaattattaattcattttttttttttttttttttttttttttttgtaatttaatttttcaataccatataattcttcaattttgtatttatttttttccgaaaaaaaaaaaaaaaataaaaataataataataataataaaaaatatatagaatatataataggGATTAATCAACTGTTCATTAAgatttataatatgaaatattaagtAAAAACCAAAGTGAACATAtcagaagaaaaatattgaaaaatagCACAATGGATGAAGAGAATAAGGTaacgaaaaaatatataggaaaattataagcatatatataatatatatatatatatatatatatttacatatacatgTTTCCACATTTCCATATGAACACacgttcatattatttttattttttattctgtTGAAAATTTTAGTTAGTTGAACAGCTAGTTGAGATGGGATATTCAAAAGAAATTAGTCAGAAGGTTATCCAAAAGAGTGGGGCAAAaacaagtaaaaaaaaaaaaaaaaaaatatatatatatatatatatatatataatataatataacatattgttatgataaaaaaagtgTTTCCACGTGGAGACATTTTTATATGcgttatgtatatttttacttcttatatatgtatacatttatttatttatttatatatttatatttatttatttatatatgtgtgtattattttattttgatattaGTTGAGGATGCTATAAGCTGGATAGAACTTCTAGATGAAACCGAAAATATGACCGATGAAGAATTAAAGGATGTTAACACAAAGGACGAAGAAAAAGGAGACAgctttaaaaataaagaaaaactaAAATCAGAAAATGATatggatgaaaataatattacaagTTGTGAAAAAATGAGTAAGTTAAGCCCTGAGGAAGCTCAGAAAAAAGCCTTAGAATTACAAAAGAAAATTCgagaaaagaaattattaaaagaaaaagaagaagaattagaaaaagagaaaaaaagaatcGCTATGACTAAAGAAAtgcaaaaaagaaaagaacaattagaagaatatgaaagaaaaaaatatattgaatctttagaaagagaaaaaaatgaacataaaaaagaaaaagaaaaacaactagaattattaaaaagagaATATGAAGCCAAATTTGGTATTGAATATAAAATaggtaatgaaaaaaaaaaattacaagatctaacagaaaatgaaaaaagagaTGAAATtgctattttatttaataatctaaaaaaaaattataaagataCGAAAAAACAAGAATTACTTGCATCCTTAAATATTCTAAGAACGTATTTCTCcaatatttatgataatatcttggaaaaaaaatatcaaaaaattaaaaaagaaaacaaaatctttgttgaa is part of the Plasmodium falciparum 3D7 genome assembly, chromosome: 9 genome and harbors:
- a CDS encoding PUB domain-containing protein, putative → MDEENKLVEQLVEMGYSKEISQKVIQKSGAKTIEDAISWIELLDETENMTDEELKDVNTKDEEKGDSFKNKEKLKSENDMDENNITSCEKMSKLSPEEAQKKALELQKKIREKKLLKEKEEELEKEKKRIAMTKEMQKRKEQLEEYERKKYIESLEREKNEHKKEKEKQLELLKREYEAKFGIEYKIGNEKKKLQDLTENEKRDEIAILFNNLKKNYKDTKKQELLASLNILRTYFSNIYDNILEKKYQKIKKENKIFVEKIKIFEEMLHIFLLVGFEDTGDFYVIKNYPNTYLLSSAIKYIDLIKKTLS
- a CDS encoding nucleolar protein Nop52, putative, which gives rise to MNNVKRANKSEIEKIFVELCHVEKENRDKGIDILYDYITKNRKCLNEHKITYICKGLFYYYWLCYSMEEQKKCSLKICRLIHKFNSKNNKKKKNVFLFVQCFLQVMSNKYDNLDIHRLNKYLFLFRVFQAEILMFFHINAWNNLYLKKYNKIFLQYFDDTSELYYNYIDTFIKEFLGNEYFLKSKKQEQRNYNTKQFLLLIDPFFKIICMTDQKYVMDLINKKVFLLIKKMKHIKKKLLKKKIMKYIHKCKVKYGLKILKNFYDVINSSSSKKNKKEKGKDNKGKEKEKKVPIFLENFQTAFHTTDESNTMTTPSQLKENGNIKNIDEQKEIHLLNHTNVLNNDNKLLKNEDMLTNNDKVNFSNDVQLNNECVKDDEIQNKKKKKKKEITLLDILTKGGKKRKASHDQFVLQKKNKKNENGNENENEKHLINGTLNESDDKDEDDEDDDEEDDEEDDDEEDDEEDDDEEDDEEDDDEEDDNDDDNDDDNNNNNDNNNDNNNDNNNDNNNNNNNNNNDNNNNNNNNNNNNNNNDDNNNNNNDDNNNDGVNTCTSELLIGEMEKNAEKKKKNINKKISIFEKRHDDEHNFNAINNMQKKSNENNNNHAVLKNDQEKIPLYFTNGSLNSSHVENSLKEDENINEKKKKKKKKKTKNVYIESNNEYNQNDEKVENISSEFIKNETQEINGKANLINGKKKNVINNENVLLTLNTFDIKKKNKDTITLSKKKQKINKENKKKLLQNKLKQKKKKHHNVGKNSVKDICEKNNVVRKTILKKGKSKSTVTKKVHFNLKRNTIEYIPRNKRKNINSYLLMNNFRNFLNIPSFV
- a CDS encoding selenoprotein, with translation MKAYYVVIILKVVLLLFFSYDFIFLKNEDNIIKGKGSSFLKSSYELLFVQKDVLLPHIKKNNQISIFLCRSUQSQYIINKIKNYFDILNKGRETEIYFENNNYIVDNDQKYILFLMSIQPPLFFTLICYFILFIFILIALNIYLPKHCEFFIPSFLLNNTKFIETFEKMRKKKIIVSSIMFLAYNIIYSILCNTNEIHVYQNKNLIYKDYFNEYFFIQTLRTNLKNIHK